In a genomic window of Ralstonia insidiosa:
- a CDS encoding dienelactone hydrolase family protein produces MTRHHPQEDDRLEDFTRRQVTLDGITKTVYVAGTGPAVIVMAEMPGISPHVARFARWVRDAGLTVYMPSLFGRDGAVPEADAGAEVFRHACVSAEFRAFAANQSSPVTQWLRALARLAQAECGGPGVGAIGMCFTGNFALAMMLEPAMLAPVLCQPSLPLNEPGGIEIAPEEVAAVRQRLEREDLTVLAYRFEGDRFCRAQRFAAYAQALGDRFVARVLPDSAAHPCPPPFFAQHVPCPHSVVTAHLIDAAGEPTVAARDEILAFFRQRLA; encoded by the coding sequence ATGACACGCCACCACCCGCAAGAAGACGACCGCCTGGAAGACTTCACGCGCCGCCAGGTCACCCTGGATGGCATCACCAAAACGGTGTACGTGGCCGGCACGGGCCCGGCCGTGATCGTCATGGCTGAGATGCCCGGCATCAGCCCGCACGTGGCGCGGTTTGCGCGCTGGGTGCGCGATGCGGGGCTGACGGTCTACATGCCGTCGCTGTTCGGGCGCGATGGTGCGGTGCCCGAGGCGGACGCGGGTGCAGAGGTCTTCCGCCACGCGTGCGTGAGTGCGGAGTTCCGCGCGTTCGCGGCCAACCAGTCAAGCCCGGTCACGCAGTGGCTGCGCGCGCTGGCGCGGTTGGCCCAGGCAGAGTGCGGCGGCCCCGGCGTGGGCGCCATCGGCATGTGCTTCACCGGCAATTTTGCGCTGGCGATGATGCTGGAGCCCGCCATGCTGGCGCCGGTGCTGTGTCAGCCATCGTTGCCGTTGAACGAGCCGGGCGGGATCGAGATTGCCCCAGAGGAGGTGGCCGCCGTGCGCCAGCGGCTGGAGCGCGAAGACCTGACCGTGCTGGCCTACCGGTTTGAAGGCGACCGCTTCTGCCGTGCGCAGCGGTTTGCGGCGTATGCGCAGGCGCTGGGTGATCGTTTCGTGGCACGCGTGCTGCCCGACAGCGCTGCGCACCCGTGCCCGCCACCGTTCTTTGCGCAGCATGTGCCGTGTCCGCACAGCGTGGTCACTGCCCACCTGATCGACGCCGCCGGAGAACCTACGGTAGCCGCCCGCGACGAGATTCTGGCGTTCTTCCGGCAGCGCCTTGCCTGA
- a CDS encoding glycosyl hydrolase family 18 protein, translating to MKRVSMIGAACAVLFLFGCGGGSEVATTTATQSVPAAATPATTVSKVVLGYVLNTTASLTSAMSATTPVNTVSIDVLRASANGDLTGTLPSGLLVNNRAAGKGSYACITNHGAAGFDPDIGHAALVTNRAATLQNIVTLARTQGLSGINLDFEGLYPADRAAYSSFVADLAAQLHAIASKLILSVPPKQADTASNTWTWPYDFASIGQSADFIQVMTYDQHFTGSAPGPVAGIDWMQTVLQYATSVVPASKVLLGLPAYGYDWNRTANTGVSVAFKDMQTLIASTNAVPQWDTVNQSAHFNYVASDGSTHEVWYETSQGLQAKAQLANTLGLAGVSVWVLGSEDASFWTGISAALK from the coding sequence ATGAAGCGGGTATCTATGATCGGTGCAGCCTGTGCTGTTCTGTTTCTCTTCGGATGTGGCGGCGGTAGCGAGGTGGCGACAACCACGGCAACACAGTCCGTACCCGCTGCGGCCACGCCGGCTACGACGGTGAGCAAGGTCGTACTCGGGTACGTGCTCAATACCACGGCCTCGTTGACCTCTGCCATGAGTGCCACCACCCCCGTGAATACGGTGTCGATCGACGTCCTGCGTGCGTCCGCCAACGGCGATCTCACTGGAACGCTGCCATCGGGCCTATTGGTGAACAACCGCGCGGCGGGCAAGGGTTCGTACGCGTGTATCACCAACCACGGAGCGGCGGGATTCGACCCCGATATCGGCCATGCCGCGCTGGTGACCAATCGCGCCGCCACGCTGCAGAACATTGTGACGCTGGCGCGCACGCAAGGTCTGTCCGGTATCAACCTCGACTTCGAAGGTCTATACCCGGCTGACCGGGCCGCCTACAGCAGCTTTGTGGCGGACTTGGCGGCGCAACTCCACGCGATCGCATCCAAGCTCATCCTCAGCGTGCCACCCAAGCAGGCCGATACGGCCAGCAATACCTGGACATGGCCGTACGATTTTGCGTCGATCGGCCAATCTGCCGACTTCATCCAGGTGATGACCTACGATCAGCATTTCACCGGAAGCGCCCCGGGCCCGGTTGCCGGCATCGACTGGATGCAGACCGTGCTGCAGTACGCGACGAGTGTGGTACCGGCAAGCAAGGTGCTGCTCGGCCTGCCCGCCTACGGCTACGACTGGAACCGGACCGCAAACACTGGTGTGTCCGTGGCTTTCAAGGACATGCAGACCCTCATTGCTTCAACGAATGCTGTGCCACAGTGGGACACCGTCAACCAGTCCGCCCACTTCAACTACGTCGCGAGCGACGGCAGCACCCATGAAGTCTGGTACGAAACGTCGCAAGGACTTCAAGCCAAGGCGCAACTGGCCAACACGCTCGGCTTGGCCGGCGTGTCAGTCTGGGTGCTGGGCAGCGAAGACGCGAGCTTCTGGACGGGCATCTCTGCCGCGTTGAAATAG
- a CDS encoding DUF2076 domain-containing protein, giving the protein MSPQEQQALENFLAQLTQARAGAKDPQAEARILEAVARQPDAAYLLVQRAMLLDHALASAQAQIAALQNQLQAAQAGRSTSFMDSANNWGSHANSAAPNPGFAPQQAAPMQMPPQAQPVQQAPAQPARSGFFSGGLGSTLGSVATTAAGVAGGALLFQGIENMFHHNSGGDGFFGQQPLMGGTTETVINNYYDNDSGNSNGNTASRNDSLGLIDDSDLGGSDYSDDDSTLI; this is encoded by the coding sequence ATGTCCCCGCAAGAACAGCAAGCCCTGGAAAACTTCCTGGCCCAACTGACGCAAGCCCGCGCCGGGGCAAAAGACCCGCAGGCCGAAGCCCGCATTCTGGAAGCAGTCGCCCGCCAGCCGGATGCCGCCTACCTGCTCGTGCAGCGCGCCATGCTGCTCGACCACGCGCTCGCATCAGCCCAGGCGCAGATCGCCGCGCTGCAGAACCAGTTGCAGGCCGCACAGGCCGGCCGCAGCACCTCGTTCATGGATTCGGCCAACAACTGGGGCAGCCACGCCAACAGCGCGGCACCCAACCCGGGATTCGCGCCCCAACAGGCGGCCCCCATGCAGATGCCGCCGCAGGCTCAACCAGTACAACAGGCCCCGGCACAACCCGCGCGCTCGGGCTTCTTCAGCGGCGGCCTGGGCAGCACGCTGGGCAGCGTGGCCACCACGGCAGCCGGCGTGGCCGGCGGCGCGCTCCTGTTCCAGGGCATTGAGAACATGTTCCACCACAACAGTGGCGGTGACGGCTTCTTTGGTCAGCAGCCGTTGATGGGCGGCACCACGGAAACGGTGATCAACAATTACTACGACAATGACAGCGGCAATAGCAACGGCAACACAGCGTCGCGTAACGACAGCCTCGGACTGATCGACGATAGCGACCTGGGTGGCAGTGACTATTCGGATGATGATTCGACGTTGATCTAG
- a CDS encoding GlxA family transcriptional regulator: MADFTILVLSGAYATSVAATLDVLQAASTLAPRVKAARPTWRVLSADAPSVRLSSGMQIGAAALPKRPRPDSSTWVVPGLGIDDVGALAARMARDDAQRAAHHLAAHAAAGGHVAASCSAVFLLQTAGLLPERRVTTSWWLAATLQQLEPACTVDADRMVCADGPVSTAGAAFAQTDLMLHLLRTRFGVALADAVGRVLLIDGRHAQAPFVVPAMLANGNTLVARLVARIEAALPNPPSVQALADEFAMSQRTLSRHVQEATGRSTLALVQSVRLNRARMLIESSRMTIDRVAEAVGYEDATALRRLMRKVSGANPSQYRAAS, translated from the coding sequence ATGGCGGATTTCACCATCCTCGTCCTTTCAGGCGCATATGCCACCAGCGTGGCGGCCACGCTGGATGTTCTGCAGGCGGCGTCGACGCTCGCGCCGCGCGTGAAGGCGGCACGCCCAACGTGGCGCGTGCTGTCGGCAGACGCACCCAGCGTACGACTGAGCAGCGGCATGCAGATCGGCGCAGCAGCCTTGCCCAAACGGCCCCGGCCCGACAGCAGCACGTGGGTCGTGCCCGGGCTAGGCATCGACGATGTCGGTGCCCTGGCCGCACGCATGGCGCGTGACGATGCCCAGCGGGCGGCACACCACTTGGCCGCCCATGCCGCAGCAGGCGGCCACGTGGCGGCATCGTGTTCTGCGGTGTTTCTGCTGCAGACGGCAGGGCTGCTGCCAGAGCGCCGTGTGACGACCTCATGGTGGCTGGCCGCCACGCTGCAGCAGTTGGAGCCCGCATGCACGGTCGATGCGGATCGCATGGTCTGCGCCGATGGCCCCGTCAGCACCGCCGGTGCCGCCTTCGCGCAGACTGATCTGATGCTGCACCTGCTGCGCACACGCTTTGGCGTGGCGCTGGCCGATGCCGTGGGGCGTGTGCTGCTGATCGACGGCCGCCACGCGCAGGCGCCGTTTGTGGTGCCTGCCATGCTGGCCAACGGCAACACACTCGTCGCCCGGCTGGTGGCGCGCATTGAAGCCGCCCTGCCCAATCCGCCCAGCGTGCAGGCGCTGGCCGATGAATTTGCCATGTCGCAACGCACGCTGTCGCGCCACGTGCAGGAAGCCACGGGCAGAAGCACCCTGGCGCTGGTGCAGAGCGTGCGTCTGAACCGCGCCCGCATGCTGATCGAATCCAGCCGCATGACCATCGACCGCGTGGCCGAGGCCGTGGGGTATGAAGACGCCACCGCGCTGCGGCGCCTGATGCGCAAGGTGTCGGGTGCCAACCCCAGCCAGTACCGGGCCGCATCCTAG
- a CDS encoding tautomerase family protein codes for MSTAPTVHMPNILVKIPADTFDGDARTALARRITHAAAQAEQIADDPRSRATTWVVIEEAPAGAWWCGGTDMSAHIVPCLAIAHVPAGVLDAAARALFVQQMHEAFAQALPAADGRRVVTSVMLRDVADGTWGVNGALWALPDFARAAGYAHLQHLVAQP; via the coding sequence ATGTCCACTGCACCCACGGTTCACATGCCCAACATCCTCGTCAAGATTCCCGCCGACACGTTTGATGGTGATGCACGTACGGCGCTCGCCCGCCGCATCACCCATGCCGCCGCGCAGGCCGAGCAGATTGCCGATGACCCGCGCAGCCGCGCGACCACCTGGGTGGTGATTGAAGAAGCGCCCGCGGGCGCATGGTGGTGCGGTGGTACCGATATGTCCGCGCACATCGTGCCGTGCCTGGCCATTGCCCATGTGCCGGCGGGTGTGCTGGATGCCGCTGCGCGGGCGCTGTTCGTGCAGCAGATGCACGAGGCGTTTGCGCAGGCGCTGCCCGCAGCCGATGGCCGGCGCGTGGTGACGTCTGTGATGTTGCGCGACGTAGCCGATGGCACGTGGGGCGTGAACGGCGCCTTGTGGGCGCTGCCTGATTTCGCCAGGGCCGCTGGTTATGCGCATCTTCAACACCTGGTTGCCCAACCCTGA